One Candidatus Peregrinibacteria bacterium genomic window, GGAATGAGTACTTCCTTTCTGCTTTTTTCGTGTGCTTTACAACAATTTTCCTTTCAGTGACTTCAATTACTTTCCCTCCATAGATTGCTCTCAAAACTTTTTGATCTTTCGCAAGAATTTGATTTTCTTTTACAAGATCGCCCTCTTTTACTGACACTTTTGCTCCATCAGAGATGTGATACTCATCCTGACCAAGTTTCTGTGCCTTAATGTGAGCAAAAACTTCATGTTCTCCTCTTTCTATGATGACTTCTCCCTCTACATCAGCGAGTGTGGCCGGAGTTTTTGGGGGTCTTGCTTCAAAAAGTTCTTCTACGCGTGTAAGACCTTGGGTAATATCCGCTCCTTCCGCCACTCCTCCCATATGAAATGTTCTCATGGTAAGCTGAGTTCCCGGTTCTCCGATGCTCTGCGCTGCAATGATTCCTACAGGAGTTCCGATCTCAACAGTTCTGTTGGAACCGAGATCTCTTCCATAACATTTTTGGCAAATTCCTCCCGGAGTTTCGCAGTTCATGATGCATCGTACCCTAAGCGTTTCAACTTTTCTTTTTGAAATTTCCCCCACAAGACGATTTCCGATTTCTTCATTTCTCTTCGCAATAATCTCCTTTGTTTTCGGATCCAGGAGATCTTCCGCCAAAGTCCTGCCATAAATTCTTCTCTCAAATTTTTCTCCGATTTTTTCAGAATCTTTTCTCGAAATTTCCAAATATGCAACGCTCTTGCAATCTTCTTCTCGAATGATAATATCCTGAACCGCATCGACAAGACGTCTCGTAAGATATCCTGCTTCTGCAGTCTTTAAAGCTGTGTCCGACTTTCCTTTTCGTCCTCCATGCGTCGCAATAAAATACTCCAGAATAGAAAATCCCTCTTTCAAATTCGCCTTAATGGGAAGTTCGATTGTTCTTCCTGAAGGACTTGCTACAAGTCCCTTGATTCCGCAGAGTTGCGTTACTTGTCCCCAATTTCCTCGTGCTCCTGAATCGATCATATAGAAAATATCATTTTCTGGAAAGTGTTTATAATTCTCAATCATCACCACAGAAATATCTGATTTCGCCTGCGCCCAAATTTTAATTGCATTGTTATAGCGTTCTTCATCAGTAATGAGTCCATTCCAATATTGTGTCCCGATTCTTAATACCTTTTGAGTCGCCTCCTCAAGAATTTTTTCTTTTTCCTTCGGAATTTTCATATCGTTCATTCCAATAGTAATTCCTGATTTTGTTGCATATTCAAATCCCAACTTCTTAATTTTATCCGTGATGGACGCCGTAACTTCAGTATCAGAAAGATCATAAATTTCAGAAATAATACGCTCAATTCGGTTTTTGTTGACGACTGAATTTTCAAAGGGAATATTGTCCGGGAGAATTTTATTGAAAATCACTCTTCCTACAGATGTCTCGATGATTTGTCCATCGACACGAATCCGTACTTTTGCCTGAAGATCAACGTGTCCACTCTCATAAACAAAAATAGCTTCCTCTTCCGAAGCGAATGCCATTCCCTCGCCTTTTTTCCCATCATGAATTTGTGTCAAGAAATAGACACCGAGCACCATATCCTGAGTTGGCGTAATAATAGGTTCTCCGGAAGAAGGCTTGAGAAGATTGTGACTCGAGAGCATAATTTCTCTCGCTTCTCTCTGTGCTTCTGTTGAGAGCGGAAGATGTACCGCCATTTGATCTCCATCAAAGTCCGCGTTAAATGCGGCGCAAACGAGTGGATGAATTTGAATTGCTTTTCCTTCAATAAGAATCGGAGAAAATGCCTGGATTCCAAGTCTGTGAAGAGTCGGAGCACGATTAAGGAGCACGTACTTTCCCTTAATCACGTCGTCCAAAATATCCCAAACGATTTTCTTTCCCGATTGGATAATTTTTTCTGCTCCTTTCACGTTGTGGGCAAATTCTCCTCGAATAAGTTCTCCGATAATAAACGGTTTAAAGAGCTTCATTGCGAGCTCTTTCGGAAGTCCGCATTGGTGGAGTCCCAACTCTGGACCGATGACGATCACAGAACGTCCCGAGTAATCAACACGTTTTCCCAAAAGATTTTGCCGAAAACGTCCTTGTTTTCCTTTGAGCATATCAGAAAGCGAACGAAGTTTTCGGCGATCACCAGAAGTGAATACCGCACGTCCTCCTCGAGAAGAATTATTGAGCAGTGTATCAACAGCTTCCTGAAGCATACGTTTTTCATTCCGACAGATAACTTCCGGAGCCCCAATAGCAATAAGCCTTTTGAGACGATTATTTCTATTGATAATTCTTCGATAGAGATCATTGAGGTCTGAAGCAGCAAACCTTCCCCCATCAAGCTGTACCATTGGACGAAGATCCGGAGGAATCACTGGAAGCTCTTTGAGAACCATCCATTCCGGAAGAATTCCGGCACGTTTCAGAGATTTGAGAAAACGTATTCTTTTCAATGTTTTTTTCTGCTTTTGTCCTGTAGCATCCACCACTTCTTCTTCGAGTTCTTCAATGAGCTCGTCCATTTCAACTTGCTCGAGAATGACACGAAGGCTCTCCGCTCCCGTTCCTGCTTTAAACACATGTCCGAACTTCATATTGAGTTCGCGGTATTCAAGCTCCGTCATGAGTGTCCATTTTTGGATAGATTCGAGTTCTTTACGGGCTTTGTCATGAGTTTCTTTCAGCTCTTCTATCTTTTTTGCTTTTTCCGCTTCAAACGCATCAACGTCTTCCTCAGATAGTTTTTTCTTTTGCTTCATCTGAGAAAGCTCATCTTTATATTCATCCATGATTTTCTTTCGATACGTTTTGTATTGATTTTCCAAATCTTCGAGTGCTTCCGTTTTGGCGTGCTCATCAACAGAAATCACAATGTAGGAAGCAAAGTAAATAATTTGTTCGAGTCCTTTCACCGGAATATCGAGAACAAGTCCGATGCGTGAAGGAGTAGAACGGAAAAACCAGGTGTGTGCAACGGGAACTGCGAGAGAAATATGTCCCATTCTCTCTCGCCTCACAATTGCACGAGTTACTTCCACACCACATTTCTCACAAATCACTCCTTTGTATCGAATTTTTTTATATTTTCCGCAGTAACATTCCCAGTTTTTTGTGGGTCCAAAAATTCGTTCACAAAAAAGTCCGTCAAGTTCCGGTTTTTGTGTACGGTAATTAATCGTTTCTGGCTTCGTTATTTCTCCGTGCGACCACGAGAGAATCATCTCCGGAGAAGCAACCTTGAGCGCTACGGCATTGAAACGATCGCTTCTTTTACTGTTTTGAGGATGAGAAGAGTACATATGAGAAAAATGCAAAATGAAGAATGAAAAGTGTGTTTATAAGAAAACTGTATTCTGTTCCGCGGATACGACGATTTTATAATATCTAAGATTCATCTATTTACTTCTCCGTCGTAGTTTCGGAAGAAGGAGCATCTGCAAAAAAGTCATCATCGTAGTCAGTTGGGGTGGGAGTCAAAGTGCTCACACTTGGTGATGCTTCTTCATGAACTACTTCTGGAGGAGTATCATTCTGTACTCTTTTTTCGAGCATAATCATGTCAGAAATGACAATTTCTGTTCGGAAAACTTTCACGCCTGACTCGTGATCCCAAGAACGAGTCTTCAGATATCCTTCGAGATATACGAGTTTTCCTTTTTTTAAATACTGAATACAAAGTTCCGCAAGGCGTCCCCATGCCACCACATTATGATATTCTGCAAGTGATTTTTTTTGTCCATCACTGCCAGCCCATTCACGATTTGTGGCAACTCCAAAAGTTGCTATTGTTTGTCCCGAAGAAGTTTGCCGCATTTCTGGGTCCCTCGTAACATTTCCGACAATTATAACCTTATTCACGCTTCTCATAAAAAAATGTTAAAAGAATAAAAAGTGAGAATACAGAGCCGAAAAATTATTTTTCCTCCTCTTTTTCTGCCTCTTCATCAACGGAATCTTCCTCCTCGCTTTGAGATTTTTTCTTAGCGATTTCATCGCCGTGAATTTCTTTCTCAATCATTTTTTCTGACTCAGCGATATTTTCCGTAAGTTCTTCCATCTTGTCTGTTTCTGGGATAATATCTTCCACCGCTTCTTCTGGAGGAAGTTCTATGTGCTCAATTTCTCCTTCTTTTTCTTCCATGAGATCAACATCAATACAGAGGGATTTAAGTTCATGCACAAGAACATTAAAAGACTCTGGTGTATTTGGCTTTCGAATGGACTCCGCCTTGACAATACTTTCATATGCCTTTGCCCTTCCGACCACATCATCTGATTTAATCGTGAGCATTTCCTGGAGCGTATGTGCTGCTCCGTATGCCTCGAGTGCCCATACTTCCATCTCTCCAAACCTCTGTCCTCCATGTTGAGCCTTTCCTCCGAGCGGTTGCTGGGTTACGATAGAATATGGTCCCACTGATCTCGCGTGGAGTTTATCTTCCACCAAATGAGAAAGTTTCATGATATAGGCAAATCCTACTGTTGTTTTATGTCCGAATGCTTCTCCTGTACGACCATCATAGAGCTGTACTTTGCCATCTTCTGGAAGTTCAGCACATTTCAGAAATTGAGTAATCATATCCGGTGAAATTCCATTGAGCACTGGAGTCGCAAAACGAACGTTTAATTTTGATGCAACCCATCCCAAATGTGTTTCGAGAATCTGCCCAATGTTCATTCGAGAAGAAACTCCAAGAGGATTCAAGATAATGTCAACTGGGGTACCATCCGGCAAGAATGGCATATCCTCAACTGGCACAATTTTAGAAACTACTCCTTTATTTCCATGTCTTCCCGCCATTTTATCTCCTACCTGAATTTTTCTTGTCTTTGCAACAAACACTCGAACCTGTTTTATCACCCCTTGGGGAAGGTCATCTCCTGCATCACGTGAAAAAATTTGGATATCAACCACTTTCCCTCCTTCTCCTCCGGGAAGACGAAGCGAAGTATCTTTTACATCTTTCGCCTTTTCTCCAAAAATTGCTTGGAGAAGTCTTTCTTCAGGAGTGAGTTCTGTTTCGCCTTTTGGCGTAATTTTTCCGACCAAAA contains:
- the ssb gene encoding single-stranded DNA-binding protein yields the protein MNKVIIVGNVTRDPEMRQTSSGQTIATFGVATNREWAGSDGQKKSLAEYHNVVAWGRLAELCIQYLKKGKLVYLEGYLKTRSWDHESGVKVFRTEIVISDMIMLEKRVQNDTPPEVVHEEASPSVSTLTPTPTDYDDDFFADAPSSETTTEK
- the rpoC gene encoding DNA-directed RNA polymerase subunit beta', coding for MYSSHPQNSKRSDRFNAVALKVASPEMILSWSHGEITKPETINYRTQKPELDGLFCERIFGPTKNWECYCGKYKKIRYKGVICEKCGVEVTRAIVRRERMGHISLAVPVAHTWFFRSTPSRIGLVLDIPVKGLEQIIYFASYIVISVDEHAKTEALEDLENQYKTYRKKIMDEYKDELSQMKQKKKLSEEDVDAFEAEKAKKIEELKETHDKARKELESIQKWTLMTELEYRELNMKFGHVFKAGTGAESLRVILEQVEMDELIEELEEEVVDATGQKQKKTLKRIRFLKSLKRAGILPEWMVLKELPVIPPDLRPMVQLDGGRFAASDLNDLYRRIINRNNRLKRLIAIGAPEVICRNEKRMLQEAVDTLLNNSSRGGRAVFTSGDRRKLRSLSDMLKGKQGRFRQNLLGKRVDYSGRSVIVIGPELGLHQCGLPKELAMKLFKPFIIGELIRGEFAHNVKGAEKIIQSGKKIVWDILDDVIKGKYVLLNRAPTLHRLGIQAFSPILIEGKAIQIHPLVCAAFNADFDGDQMAVHLPLSTEAQREAREIMLSSHNLLKPSSGEPIITPTQDMVLGVYFLTQIHDGKKGEGMAFASEEEAIFVYESGHVDLQAKVRIRVDGQIIETSVGRVIFNKILPDNIPFENSVVNKNRIERIISEIYDLSDTEVTASITDKIKKLGFEYATKSGITIGMNDMKIPKEKEKILEEATQKVLRIGTQYWNGLITDEERYNNAIKIWAQAKSDISVVMIENYKHFPENDIFYMIDSGARGNWGQVTQLCGIKGLVASPSGRTIELPIKANLKEGFSILEYFIATHGGRKGKSDTALKTAEAGYLTRRLVDAVQDIIIREEDCKSVAYLEISRKDSEKIGEKFERRIYGRTLAEDLLDPKTKEIIAKRNEEIGNRLVGEISKRKVETLRVRCIMNCETPGGICQKCYGRDLGSNRTVEIGTPVGIIAAQSIGEPGTQLTMRTFHMGGVAEGADITQGLTRVEELFEARPPKTPATLADVEGEVIIERGEHEVFAHIKAQKLGQDEYHISDGAKVSVKEGDLVKENQILAKDQKVLRAIYGGKVIEVTERKIVVKHTKKAERKYSFPSGDMLKVETGTFVQVGTPLTYGHYNLRELLEKTDTNIVQKYITSEVQNIYASQGQTINDKHIEIIVREMFSRVRIIDQADMLDVLPGEIIEYRRIKIFKKEHPKKKPPRYEQLILGLTRISLATDSWLSAASFQETIRVLVSAATTGKIDHLDGLKENVIIGKLIPAGSIYRRRYFEKHES